The Deinococcus malanensis DNA window GGAAACGCGGCGGTACGCGAGGCCTACCTGGGCGTGGACCTGACGGAGGACGTGGCATGAGTGTTCTGCTGGACGTGCAGCATCTGCATACCCGTTATGGCCGGGTCGAGGCCCTGAGCGACGTGAGCGTGCGGGTACCGCAGGGACACATCGTGAGTGTGATCGGTGCCAACGGGGCAGGCAAAACCACCCTGATGAACTCGGTCATGGGCGTCCTGCCGTCCCAGGGAGAACTCCTGTATGCCGGAGAATCCTTGCGTGGCGTCCCACTGGAGGGCCGGGTGGCGCGCGGCATCAGCCTGGTGCCCGAGCGCCGTGAGCTGTTTGCCAGCATGAGCGTGGCCGACAATCTGACCCTGGGCGCCTACGCCCGTCGCCGCACGCCCTGGCAGGCTGACCTGGACGAAGTGTATGCCCGCTTCCCCCGCCTCCTGGAGCGCCGCAGCCAGCTGGCAGGCACCCTTTCGGGCGGCGAGCAGCAGATGCTGGCCATCGGCCGGGCCCTGATGGGCAGACCGAAGCTGCTGCTGCTGGACGAACCCTCGCTTGGGCTGGCCCCGCTGATCGTGCGCGACATCCTGCGCATCGTGCGTGGCCTGCGCGACAGCGGCGTGACGGTGCTGCTGGTCGAGCAGAACGCCCGCGCCAGTCTGGCCATCAGCGACGAGGCCTACGTGCTCGAAACCGGGCAGGTCAAGATGAATGGCCCCGCACAGGAACTGGCCCGGCATCCCGAGCTGAGCGCCAGTTACCTCGGCGGCTGAACGCCCCGTGTCCCGCAGCAATCGGGGCCACAAAAAAAGGAGGGGCGAGTCGCCCCTCCTGTTGTGCCGCACCGTTACTTCAGCAGTTTCCAGGTCCCATTCACGACCTGCACCATCACGCGGCTGCGGGCATCGAGACCCAGGTGATCGGTGGCACTCAGGTTAAAGATGCCGTGTGCCCCGATCACATTGCGGCTGCTTTCGAGGGCGGTCCGCAGCGCCTCACGGAAGGCGGCGGTGCCGGGCTTGGCCTTCTTGAGGGCCACAGGAAGTGCTTTCTGCATCAGCAGCCCGGCATCCCACATATGCGCCCCGAAGGTGCTGACGCTGTCCTTGCCGTACTTGGCTTCGTACAGGTTCATGTAGGCCAGTCCGACCCGGCGGGTGGGGTTGGTACTGGGCAGCTGATCGGCCACCAGGACCGGGCCGGCCGGCAGGATGGCGCCCTCGACATCCTTGCCCCCGACACGCAGGAAGTCGGCGTTGGCCACCCCGTGGGTCTGGTAGATCTTGCCGGTATAGCCGCGGTCATTCAGGGTCTTCTGAGGCAGCACGGCCGGTACCCCGGACGCCCCGATCAGAATCGCGTCGGGCCGGGCCGCCGAGAGCTTGAGAATCTGGCCGGTGACGCTGGTGTCGCTGCGGCCATAGCGTTCCTCGGCAATCACCTTGATGCCGCGCGCCGCCGCATTGCGTTTGAGTTCGGTGGCCCAGCCTTCTCCGTAGGCGTCGTTGAA harbors:
- a CDS encoding ABC transporter substrate-binding protein, with translation MKTRLLLTALLATTSLALAEVRVGVIVSSTGPAASLGIPEKNTVALLPQTIAGQKIVYTILDDASDTTAAVTNARKLIQDGKVDLIIGTTTTPASLAMIDVVSEAKVPMISLAASESIIKPVDAKRSWVFKTPQTDALMAAAIVQHMVQNKIRTVGYIGFNDAYGEGWATELKRNAAARGIKVIAEERYGRSDTSVTGQILKLSAARPDAILIGASGVPAVLPQKTLNDRGYTGKIYQTHGVANADFLRVGGKDVEGAILPAGPVLVADQLPSTNPTRRVGLAYMNLYEAKYGKDSVSTFGAHMWDAGLLMQKALPVALKKAKPGTAAFREALRTALESSRNVIGAHGIFNLSATDHLGLDARSRVMVQVVNGTWKLLK
- a CDS encoding ABC transporter ATP-binding protein — translated: MSVLLDVQHLHTRYGRVEALSDVSVRVPQGHIVSVIGANGAGKTTLMNSVMGVLPSQGELLYAGESLRGVPLEGRVARGISLVPERRELFASMSVADNLTLGAYARRRTPWQADLDEVYARFPRLLERRSQLAGTLSGGEQQMLAIGRALMGRPKLLLLDEPSLGLAPLIVRDILRIVRGLRDSGVTVLLVEQNARASLAISDEAYVLETGQVKMNGPAQELARHPELSASYLGG